Proteins co-encoded in one Lates calcarifer isolate ASB-BC8 linkage group LG17, TLL_Latcal_v3, whole genome shotgun sequence genomic window:
- the osbpl1a gene encoding oxysterol-binding protein-related protein 1 isoform X1, translated as MEELEPEEQFLHCARNGDLTGIQKLLMSKIREETLININCKGKSKSNLGWTPLHLACYFGHKDVVEELLKAGADVNLPNNIGDTPLHKAAFTGRKEVVMLLLHYDACATVINGTAQIPKDVTQNAEIRSMLEAAERTEERKLEEKLLEAAREGDLSTLTQLLSRKKPPDINCTDLLGNTPLHCAAYRGQKQCALKLLKSGASPNIKNKNGQTVFDLASDTAMKQVLEGSVHRGMTRHVKKYEGLLWKSSRFFGWRSYWIVLQDGVLSWYSKQSDAASNVRRQGCKSLTHAHCLIRAKDCCFFTLKCFDDSVHHFKVSPKDNPEAARKAWLDALEEHSAYSTHYCSQEQGSEEEEDEEVVSLGELTDSLQAAETSQKKLEKEVAAFLSMLKNDRLAESFPSSIIQKMQEICVLSSETSSSLSVCLSLFSRQEGVRSLKLEQEVEKNKILSEALQTLATEHHELEQSVVKGSSPRSALSEDEFHDAVSESGSELSLSGFETVASHSFEEDEEEDEGSVMLSSPCSSPTSMLQEDHHGDKDETQPNGITKHRTSLPAPMFSRNDFSIWSILRNCIGMELSKITMPVIFNEPLSFLQRLTEYMEHTYLIHQANASSDSVERMKCVAAFAVSAVASQWERTGKPFNPLLGETYELVREDLGFRLISEQVSHHPPVSAFHAEGLKQDFVFHGSIYPKLKFWGKSVEAEPKGIITLELPKYNEAYTWTNPTCCVHNIIVGQLWIEQYGNVELINHRTGERCFLNFKPCGLFGKELHKVEGYILDKSKKKLCALYGKWTECLYVVDPAAFEAHKKNDKKGSEEKKGSKAGCSEDQEEVPSPAADTVEMIPGSQLLWRIAPRPANSAQMYSFTSFAMQLNELHKEMEGVIPQTDCRLRPDIRAMENGDIDLASEEKKRLEEKQRAARKNRSKADEEWKTRSPALGPRWFQQGQNPHNNSQDWLFSGGYWDRKYSQLPDIY; from the exons atggaggagctggagccagAGGAGCAGTTCCTGCACTGTGCCCGGAATGGAGATCTGACCGGGATTCAGAAGCTCCTCATGTCCAAGATCAGGGAGGAGACATTGATCAACATCAACTGCAAAG GTAAGAGTAAGTCTAACCTGGGATGGACGCCTCTCCACTTGGCTTGTTACTTTGGACACAAAGATGTGGTAGAGGAACTGCTGAAG GCGGGGGCAGATGTTAACCTGCCCAATAATATCGGAGATACGCCACTGCACAAAGCTGCCTTCACAGGAAGAAAG GAGGTtgtcatgctgctgctgcactatGATGCATGCGCTACTGTCATCAATGGGACAGCACAGATTCCCAAAGATGTCACTCAAAATGCAGAGATCAGAAGCATGTTGGAAG CGGCtgaaagaacagaggagaggaaactgGAGGAGAAACTCTTGGAGGCCGCACGAGAAGGAGACCTTTCAACTCTCACTCAACTG cTCAGCAGGAAGAAGCCTCCAGACATCAACTGCACAGATCTGCTTGGTAACACTCCTCTGCACTGTGCAGCCTATCGGGGCCAGAAGCAGTGTGCCCTGAAGCTTCTCAAGAGCGGAGCCAGTCCCAACATCAAGAACAAGAATG GCCAGACAGTGTTTGACCTGGCCAGCGATACAGCAATGAAGCAGGTCCTTGAAGGCAGCGTTCATCGA GGTATGACCCGCCATGTCAAGAAGTACGAGGGACTCCTGTGGAAG AGCTCCAGATTTTTTGGCTGGCGTTCCTACTGGATCGTCCTTCAGGATGGGGTTTTATCCTGGTACTCAAAACA gTCCGATGCAGCTTCTAATGTCAGAAGGCAAGGCTGCAAGTCCCTGACACATGCCCACTGTTTG ATCCGAGCCAAAGATTGCTGCTTTTTTACCCTCAAGTGCTTCGATGACAGTGTGCATCACTTCAAGGTATCGCCTAAAGACAACCCAGAGGCAGCGAGAAAA gcATGGCTTGATGCACTGGAGGAGCACTCAGCTTATAGCACACACTACTGCTCCCAAGAGCAGggcagcgaggaggaggaggatgaagaagtagtgtCACTTGGGGAGTTAACAGACTCACTACAG GCAGCAGAGACCAGCCAGAagaagctggagaaggaggtggCAGCTTTCCTGTCCATGCTGAAAAATGACAGGCTGGCAGAAA GCTTTCCGTCCTCCATCATACAGAAAATGCAAGAAATCTGTGTGTTGTCCAGTGAGACCAGTTCCAGTCTCAGTGTCTGTCTCAGCCTCTTCTCCAGACAAGAAGGG GTGCGCAGTCTGAAATTGGAGCAGGAGGTAGAGAAGAATAAGATCCTCTCTGAAGCGCTGCAGACTCTGGCCACGGAGCACCACGAACTTGAGCAATCCGTCGTCAAGGGATCTTCACCGCGGAGTGCCCTCAGTGAGGATGAGTTCCACGACGCCGTGTCTG AATCGGGCTCAGAGCTCTCCTTGAGCGGCTTTGAGACGGTGGCCAGCCATTCCTttgaggaggacgaggaggaggacgaaggCTCTGTCATGTTAAGCAGCCCTTGCAGCAGCCCCACCAGCATGTTGCAGGAGGATCACCATGGCGACAAGGACGAGACTCAGCCCAATGGGATCACAAAGCATAG GACCAGTCTACCCGCACCGATGTTTTCAAGAAATGACTTCAGCATATGGAGTATCCTGAGGAACTGCATTGGAATG GAACTCTCCAAGATTACAATGCCAGTGATTTTCAACGAGCCCCTCAGTTTCCTGCAACGTCTGACAGAATACATGGAGCACACATATCTCATCCACCAGGCCAACGCCTCCTCCGACTCTGTTGAGAGAATGAAG TGTGTGGCTGCGTTTGCAGTGTCCGCTGTGGCCTCCCAGTGGGAGCGGACAGGTAAACCCTTCAACCCCCTGCTGGGAGAAACTTATGAACTGGTCAG AGAGGATCTGGGATTCAGGCTCATATCAGAGCAGGTGAGCCACCACCCACCGGTCAGTGCCTTCCACGCTGAGGGCCTGAAACAAGACTTTGTGTTTCATGGATCCATCTACCCCAAACTCAAGTTCTGGGGCAAGAGTGTGGAAGCCGAGCCGAAAGGCATCATCACACTGGAGCTACCCAA GTACAATGAAGCCTACACATGGACAAATCCTacatgttgtgttcacaacatCATTGTGGGCCAGCTGTGGATTGAGCAGTATGGAAATGTAGAGTTGATCAACCACAG AACTGGAGAAAGGTGCTTCCTGAATTTCAAACCATGTGGCCTTTTTGGCAAAGAGCTGCACAAGGTTGAGGGATATATTCTGGATAAAAG caaAAAGAAACTTTGTGCTCTCTATGGAAAATGGACAGAGTGCCTGTATGTTGTCGACCCTGCAGCTTTTGAAGCACataagaaaaatgacaaaaaagggtcagaagagaaaaaagggagcaAAGCG GGTTGCAGTGAGGATCAGGAGGAGGTTCCTTCACCAGCTGCAGACACTGTGGAGATGATTCCTGGCAGCCAGCTGCTCTGGAGAATCGCCCCCAGACCTGCCAACTCTGCCCAG ATGTACAGCTTCACGTCCTTTGCAATGCAGCTGAACGAGCTGCATAAGGAGATGGAGGGAGTCATTCCTCAGACAGACTGCAGGCTGAGACCGGACATACGAGCCATGGAGAATGGTGACATCG ATCTCGCcagtgaagagaagaagaggcttgaggaaaaacaaagagctgcTCGCAAAAACCGCTCCAAAGCTGATGAAGAGTGGAAAACCAG GAGTCCTGCCCTGGGTCCAAG gtggtTTCAACAGGGACAAAACCCCCACAATAACTCACAGGACTGGCTCTTTTCTGGTGGATACTGGGACAGGAAATACAGCCAGCTGCCAGACATTTACTAA
- the osbpl1a gene encoding oxysterol-binding protein-related protein 1 isoform X2, with protein MEELEPEEQFLHCARNGDLTGIQKLLMSKIREETLININCKGKSKSNLGWTPLHLACYFGHKDVVEELLKAGADVNLPNNIGDTPLHKAAFTGRKEVVMLLLHYDACATVINGTAQIPKDVTQNAEIRSMLEAAERTEERKLEEKLLEAAREGDLSTLTQLLSRKKPPDINCTDLLGNTPLHCAAYRGQKQCALKLLKSGASPNIKNKNGQTVFDLASDTAMKQVLEGSVHRGMTRHVKKYEGLLWKSSRFFGWRSYWIVLQDGVLSWYSKQSDAASNVRRQGCKSLTHAHCLIRAKDCCFFTLKCFDDSVHHFKVSPKDNPEAARKAWLDALEEHSAYSTHYCSQEQGSEEEEDEEVVSLGELTDSLQAAETSQKKLEKEVAAFLSMLKNDRLAESFPSSIIQKMQEICVLSSETSSSLSVCLSLFSRQEGVRSLKLEQEVEKNKILSEALQTLATEHHELEQSVVKGSSPRSALSEDEFHDAVSESGSELSLSGFETVASHSFEEDEEEDEGSVMLSSPCSSPTSMLQEDHHGDKDETQPNGITKHRTSLPAPMFSRNDFSIWSILRNCIGMELSKITMPVIFNEPLSFLQRLTEYMEHTYLIHQANASSDSVERMKCVAAFAVSAVASQWERTGKPFNPLLGETYELVREDLGFRLISEQVSHHPPVSAFHAEGLKQDFVFHGSIYPKLKFWGKSVEAEPKGIITLELPKYNEAYTWTNPTCCVHNIIVGQLWIEQYGNVELINHRTGERCFLNFKPCGLFGKELHKVEGYILDKSKKKLCALYGKWTECLYVVDPAAFEAHKKNDKKGSEEKKGSKAGCSEDQEEVPSPAADTVEMIPGSQLLWRIAPRPANSAQMYSFTSFAMQLNELHKEMEGVIPQTDCRLRPDIRAMENGDIDLASEEKKRLEEKQRAARKNRSKADEEWKTRWFQQGQNPHNNSQDWLFSGGYWDRKYSQLPDIY; from the exons atggaggagctggagccagAGGAGCAGTTCCTGCACTGTGCCCGGAATGGAGATCTGACCGGGATTCAGAAGCTCCTCATGTCCAAGATCAGGGAGGAGACATTGATCAACATCAACTGCAAAG GTAAGAGTAAGTCTAACCTGGGATGGACGCCTCTCCACTTGGCTTGTTACTTTGGACACAAAGATGTGGTAGAGGAACTGCTGAAG GCGGGGGCAGATGTTAACCTGCCCAATAATATCGGAGATACGCCACTGCACAAAGCTGCCTTCACAGGAAGAAAG GAGGTtgtcatgctgctgctgcactatGATGCATGCGCTACTGTCATCAATGGGACAGCACAGATTCCCAAAGATGTCACTCAAAATGCAGAGATCAGAAGCATGTTGGAAG CGGCtgaaagaacagaggagaggaaactgGAGGAGAAACTCTTGGAGGCCGCACGAGAAGGAGACCTTTCAACTCTCACTCAACTG cTCAGCAGGAAGAAGCCTCCAGACATCAACTGCACAGATCTGCTTGGTAACACTCCTCTGCACTGTGCAGCCTATCGGGGCCAGAAGCAGTGTGCCCTGAAGCTTCTCAAGAGCGGAGCCAGTCCCAACATCAAGAACAAGAATG GCCAGACAGTGTTTGACCTGGCCAGCGATACAGCAATGAAGCAGGTCCTTGAAGGCAGCGTTCATCGA GGTATGACCCGCCATGTCAAGAAGTACGAGGGACTCCTGTGGAAG AGCTCCAGATTTTTTGGCTGGCGTTCCTACTGGATCGTCCTTCAGGATGGGGTTTTATCCTGGTACTCAAAACA gTCCGATGCAGCTTCTAATGTCAGAAGGCAAGGCTGCAAGTCCCTGACACATGCCCACTGTTTG ATCCGAGCCAAAGATTGCTGCTTTTTTACCCTCAAGTGCTTCGATGACAGTGTGCATCACTTCAAGGTATCGCCTAAAGACAACCCAGAGGCAGCGAGAAAA gcATGGCTTGATGCACTGGAGGAGCACTCAGCTTATAGCACACACTACTGCTCCCAAGAGCAGggcagcgaggaggaggaggatgaagaagtagtgtCACTTGGGGAGTTAACAGACTCACTACAG GCAGCAGAGACCAGCCAGAagaagctggagaaggaggtggCAGCTTTCCTGTCCATGCTGAAAAATGACAGGCTGGCAGAAA GCTTTCCGTCCTCCATCATACAGAAAATGCAAGAAATCTGTGTGTTGTCCAGTGAGACCAGTTCCAGTCTCAGTGTCTGTCTCAGCCTCTTCTCCAGACAAGAAGGG GTGCGCAGTCTGAAATTGGAGCAGGAGGTAGAGAAGAATAAGATCCTCTCTGAAGCGCTGCAGACTCTGGCCACGGAGCACCACGAACTTGAGCAATCCGTCGTCAAGGGATCTTCACCGCGGAGTGCCCTCAGTGAGGATGAGTTCCACGACGCCGTGTCTG AATCGGGCTCAGAGCTCTCCTTGAGCGGCTTTGAGACGGTGGCCAGCCATTCCTttgaggaggacgaggaggaggacgaaggCTCTGTCATGTTAAGCAGCCCTTGCAGCAGCCCCACCAGCATGTTGCAGGAGGATCACCATGGCGACAAGGACGAGACTCAGCCCAATGGGATCACAAAGCATAG GACCAGTCTACCCGCACCGATGTTTTCAAGAAATGACTTCAGCATATGGAGTATCCTGAGGAACTGCATTGGAATG GAACTCTCCAAGATTACAATGCCAGTGATTTTCAACGAGCCCCTCAGTTTCCTGCAACGTCTGACAGAATACATGGAGCACACATATCTCATCCACCAGGCCAACGCCTCCTCCGACTCTGTTGAGAGAATGAAG TGTGTGGCTGCGTTTGCAGTGTCCGCTGTGGCCTCCCAGTGGGAGCGGACAGGTAAACCCTTCAACCCCCTGCTGGGAGAAACTTATGAACTGGTCAG AGAGGATCTGGGATTCAGGCTCATATCAGAGCAGGTGAGCCACCACCCACCGGTCAGTGCCTTCCACGCTGAGGGCCTGAAACAAGACTTTGTGTTTCATGGATCCATCTACCCCAAACTCAAGTTCTGGGGCAAGAGTGTGGAAGCCGAGCCGAAAGGCATCATCACACTGGAGCTACCCAA GTACAATGAAGCCTACACATGGACAAATCCTacatgttgtgttcacaacatCATTGTGGGCCAGCTGTGGATTGAGCAGTATGGAAATGTAGAGTTGATCAACCACAG AACTGGAGAAAGGTGCTTCCTGAATTTCAAACCATGTGGCCTTTTTGGCAAAGAGCTGCACAAGGTTGAGGGATATATTCTGGATAAAAG caaAAAGAAACTTTGTGCTCTCTATGGAAAATGGACAGAGTGCCTGTATGTTGTCGACCCTGCAGCTTTTGAAGCACataagaaaaatgacaaaaaagggtcagaagagaaaaaagggagcaAAGCG GGTTGCAGTGAGGATCAGGAGGAGGTTCCTTCACCAGCTGCAGACACTGTGGAGATGATTCCTGGCAGCCAGCTGCTCTGGAGAATCGCCCCCAGACCTGCCAACTCTGCCCAG ATGTACAGCTTCACGTCCTTTGCAATGCAGCTGAACGAGCTGCATAAGGAGATGGAGGGAGTCATTCCTCAGACAGACTGCAGGCTGAGACCGGACATACGAGCCATGGAGAATGGTGACATCG ATCTCGCcagtgaagagaagaagaggcttgaggaaaaacaaagagctgcTCGCAAAAACCGCTCCAAAGCTGATGAAGAGTGGAAAACCAG gtggtTTCAACAGGGACAAAACCCCCACAATAACTCACAGGACTGGCTCTTTTCTGGTGGATACTGGGACAGGAAATACAGCCAGCTGCCAGACATTTACTAA
- the osbpl1a gene encoding oxysterol-binding protein-related protein 1 isoform X3 has translation MLLLHYDACATVINGTAQIPKDVTQNAEIRSMLEAAERTEERKLEEKLLEAAREGDLSTLTQLLSRKKPPDINCTDLLGNTPLHCAAYRGQKQCALKLLKSGASPNIKNKNGQTVFDLASDTAMKQVLEGSVHRGMTRHVKKYEGLLWKSSRFFGWRSYWIVLQDGVLSWYSKQSDAASNVRRQGCKSLTHAHCLIRAKDCCFFTLKCFDDSVHHFKVSPKDNPEAARKAWLDALEEHSAYSTHYCSQEQGSEEEEDEEVVSLGELTDSLQAAETSQKKLEKEVAAFLSMLKNDRLAESFPSSIIQKMQEICVLSSETSSSLSVCLSLFSRQEGVRSLKLEQEVEKNKILSEALQTLATEHHELEQSVVKGSSPRSALSEDEFHDAVSESGSELSLSGFETVASHSFEEDEEEDEGSVMLSSPCSSPTSMLQEDHHGDKDETQPNGITKHRTSLPAPMFSRNDFSIWSILRNCIGMELSKITMPVIFNEPLSFLQRLTEYMEHTYLIHQANASSDSVERMKCVAAFAVSAVASQWERTGKPFNPLLGETYELVREDLGFRLISEQVSHHPPVSAFHAEGLKQDFVFHGSIYPKLKFWGKSVEAEPKGIITLELPKYNEAYTWTNPTCCVHNIIVGQLWIEQYGNVELINHRTGERCFLNFKPCGLFGKELHKVEGYILDKSKKKLCALYGKWTECLYVVDPAAFEAHKKNDKKGSEEKKGSKAGCSEDQEEVPSPAADTVEMIPGSQLLWRIAPRPANSAQMYSFTSFAMQLNELHKEMEGVIPQTDCRLRPDIRAMENGDIDLASEEKKRLEEKQRAARKNRSKADEEWKTRSPALGPRWFQQGQNPHNNSQDWLFSGGYWDRKYSQLPDIY, from the exons atgctgctgctgcactatGATGCATGCGCTACTGTCATCAATGGGACAGCACAGATTCCCAAAGATGTCACTCAAAATGCAGAGATCAGAAGCATGTTGGAAG CGGCtgaaagaacagaggagaggaaactgGAGGAGAAACTCTTGGAGGCCGCACGAGAAGGAGACCTTTCAACTCTCACTCAACTG cTCAGCAGGAAGAAGCCTCCAGACATCAACTGCACAGATCTGCTTGGTAACACTCCTCTGCACTGTGCAGCCTATCGGGGCCAGAAGCAGTGTGCCCTGAAGCTTCTCAAGAGCGGAGCCAGTCCCAACATCAAGAACAAGAATG GCCAGACAGTGTTTGACCTGGCCAGCGATACAGCAATGAAGCAGGTCCTTGAAGGCAGCGTTCATCGA GGTATGACCCGCCATGTCAAGAAGTACGAGGGACTCCTGTGGAAG AGCTCCAGATTTTTTGGCTGGCGTTCCTACTGGATCGTCCTTCAGGATGGGGTTTTATCCTGGTACTCAAAACA gTCCGATGCAGCTTCTAATGTCAGAAGGCAAGGCTGCAAGTCCCTGACACATGCCCACTGTTTG ATCCGAGCCAAAGATTGCTGCTTTTTTACCCTCAAGTGCTTCGATGACAGTGTGCATCACTTCAAGGTATCGCCTAAAGACAACCCAGAGGCAGCGAGAAAA gcATGGCTTGATGCACTGGAGGAGCACTCAGCTTATAGCACACACTACTGCTCCCAAGAGCAGggcagcgaggaggaggaggatgaagaagtagtgtCACTTGGGGAGTTAACAGACTCACTACAG GCAGCAGAGACCAGCCAGAagaagctggagaaggaggtggCAGCTTTCCTGTCCATGCTGAAAAATGACAGGCTGGCAGAAA GCTTTCCGTCCTCCATCATACAGAAAATGCAAGAAATCTGTGTGTTGTCCAGTGAGACCAGTTCCAGTCTCAGTGTCTGTCTCAGCCTCTTCTCCAGACAAGAAGGG GTGCGCAGTCTGAAATTGGAGCAGGAGGTAGAGAAGAATAAGATCCTCTCTGAAGCGCTGCAGACTCTGGCCACGGAGCACCACGAACTTGAGCAATCCGTCGTCAAGGGATCTTCACCGCGGAGTGCCCTCAGTGAGGATGAGTTCCACGACGCCGTGTCTG AATCGGGCTCAGAGCTCTCCTTGAGCGGCTTTGAGACGGTGGCCAGCCATTCCTttgaggaggacgaggaggaggacgaaggCTCTGTCATGTTAAGCAGCCCTTGCAGCAGCCCCACCAGCATGTTGCAGGAGGATCACCATGGCGACAAGGACGAGACTCAGCCCAATGGGATCACAAAGCATAG GACCAGTCTACCCGCACCGATGTTTTCAAGAAATGACTTCAGCATATGGAGTATCCTGAGGAACTGCATTGGAATG GAACTCTCCAAGATTACAATGCCAGTGATTTTCAACGAGCCCCTCAGTTTCCTGCAACGTCTGACAGAATACATGGAGCACACATATCTCATCCACCAGGCCAACGCCTCCTCCGACTCTGTTGAGAGAATGAAG TGTGTGGCTGCGTTTGCAGTGTCCGCTGTGGCCTCCCAGTGGGAGCGGACAGGTAAACCCTTCAACCCCCTGCTGGGAGAAACTTATGAACTGGTCAG AGAGGATCTGGGATTCAGGCTCATATCAGAGCAGGTGAGCCACCACCCACCGGTCAGTGCCTTCCACGCTGAGGGCCTGAAACAAGACTTTGTGTTTCATGGATCCATCTACCCCAAACTCAAGTTCTGGGGCAAGAGTGTGGAAGCCGAGCCGAAAGGCATCATCACACTGGAGCTACCCAA GTACAATGAAGCCTACACATGGACAAATCCTacatgttgtgttcacaacatCATTGTGGGCCAGCTGTGGATTGAGCAGTATGGAAATGTAGAGTTGATCAACCACAG AACTGGAGAAAGGTGCTTCCTGAATTTCAAACCATGTGGCCTTTTTGGCAAAGAGCTGCACAAGGTTGAGGGATATATTCTGGATAAAAG caaAAAGAAACTTTGTGCTCTCTATGGAAAATGGACAGAGTGCCTGTATGTTGTCGACCCTGCAGCTTTTGAAGCACataagaaaaatgacaaaaaagggtcagaagagaaaaaagggagcaAAGCG GGTTGCAGTGAGGATCAGGAGGAGGTTCCTTCACCAGCTGCAGACACTGTGGAGATGATTCCTGGCAGCCAGCTGCTCTGGAGAATCGCCCCCAGACCTGCCAACTCTGCCCAG ATGTACAGCTTCACGTCCTTTGCAATGCAGCTGAACGAGCTGCATAAGGAGATGGAGGGAGTCATTCCTCAGACAGACTGCAGGCTGAGACCGGACATACGAGCCATGGAGAATGGTGACATCG ATCTCGCcagtgaagagaagaagaggcttgaggaaaaacaaagagctgcTCGCAAAAACCGCTCCAAAGCTGATGAAGAGTGGAAAACCAG GAGTCCTGCCCTGGGTCCAAG gtggtTTCAACAGGGACAAAACCCCCACAATAACTCACAGGACTGGCTCTTTTCTGGTGGATACTGGGACAGGAAATACAGCCAGCTGCCAGACATTTACTAA
- the LOC127143493 gene encoding laminin subunit alpha-3: MIGVSKGCPVSILGVRAATLYSALSIDSLLVWEEEPVRVSLGFRTTDKHGALLRSRSQGSTSGHDLQLALSDGYVVLNSNNYTLKSDKQYSDGNWHYLIAVRRSTGLELSIDNVNVIQGQSHHIKPVDQNSRGQKFKGCITNLYSRRPGQSFIPADLSSFSQTGDVALGLCSLHSPPHTKQEKHGKHKPVSTIHVPTGSHCRRAHRGEYQLYDEHSWLSYTVPQEDLNYRPHFSLDIKTKSSNGLILHLAGRGVVPLLALYMASGKIKMSLGQNRIIQHKQKSNDGNWHRVEFSVERSTFHLLVDGIHVTDGQLPNNEGSSLDLHNPVYLGADPKSRTIKGHNIPMNTVTGCIRDFKVNDVAVGEPEANHKTLPCLDGLTETGTYFGGGHIILGNFTVGSHFVLSFELRPQYLTGLLFHVPSDKTSFNVFLMENKVSVKVNDGNDAVSVSVTPHESLCDGKFHTVTVSKKPEMIRLVVDSVSEQKAVLFTSISHSTTLNSLSIGGTTNYRQVPVSSPFVGCLRNVKVNGGPLAFKTESRVVDPVSIDRCPKE; this comes from the exons ATGATAGGAGTCAGCAAAGGATGTCCAGTCTCGATACTG GGTGTCCGTGCAGCCACGTTGTACTCAGCTCTGTCCATCGATTCCCTGCTTGTCTGGGAGGAAGAGCCGGTCAGAGTCTCTCTGGGCTTCAGGACCACAGACAAACACGGTGCTCTTCTCAGGAGCAGATCTCAG GGCTCCACCTCTGGTCATGACCTTCAGCTGGCCCTGTCTGATGGCTATGTAGTACTTAATAGCAATAATTACACCCTGAAGTCTGATAAACAATACAGTGATGGAAACTGGCACTACTTGATTGCAGTGAGGAGGTCAACAGG GTTGGAGCTCAGCATCGATAATGTAAATGTGATTCAGGGACAATCACACCATATCAAGCCAGTGGATCAAAATTCCAGAGGACAGAAATTCAAAGGCTGCATCACTAACCTTTATTCAAGGAG GCCTGGGCAGAGCTTTATACCAGCTGATCTAAGCTCATTTTCACAAACGGGAGACGTTGCTCTTGGTCTCTGCAGTCTCCACAGTCCACCTCACACCAAGCAAGAAAAGCATGGGAAGCACAAACCTGTGAGCACA ATTCATGTTCCTACAGGCAGCCACTGTAGACGAGCACACAGAGGTGAATACCAGCTCTATGATGAACACAGCTGGCTGAGTTACACTGTGCCACAAGAGGATCTTAATTACAG GcctcatttttctcttgatATCAAGACCAAGTCATCCAATGGGCTGATCCTCCACCTGGCAGGGAGAGGAGTCGTACCCCTGCTGGCTCTGTACATGGCCAGTGGCAAGATCAAGATGTCTCTGGGGCAAAACAGAATCATCCAGCACAAGCAGAAGAGCAACGATGGAAACTGGCACAGA gttgaGTTCAGTGTGGAGAGGAGCACTTTCCACCTGCTGGTTGATGGAATCCATGTGACTGATGGTCAGTTACCAAACAATGAGGGATCATCTTTAGACCTGCACAACCCTGTGTATCTGGGAGCTGATCCAAAAAGCAGAACCATCAAA GGACACAACATTCCCATGAACACTGTTACTGGCTGTATACGGGATTTCAAAGTGAATGATGTAGCTGTTGGGGAACCTGAGGCAAATCACAAAACTTTACCCTGCTTGGATGGGCTCACAGAGACGGGGACATATTTTGGCGGCGGTCACATCATCTTAG GTAATTTTACGGTTGGCTCTCACTTTGTGTTGTCCTTCGAGCTGCGTCCTCAATACCTGACAGGTCTTCTCTTCCATGTTCCAAGTGACAAGACCAGCTTTAATGTGTTCTTAATGGAAAACAAG GTGAGCGTTAAAGTGAATGATGGTAACGATGCTGTTAGTGTCTCTGTGACTCCTCATGAAAGTCTCTGTGATGGAAAGTTTCACACAGTTACAG TGTCCAAAAAACCTGAAATGATCAGACTAGTGGTGGACTCTGTGTCTGAGCAGAAAGCTGTCCTTTTCACATCCATCTCACACTCAACAACACTGAATTCACTTTCTATTGGAG GGACAACAAACTACAGACAGGTCCCTGTGTCCTCACCATTTGTGGGCTGCTTGCGAAATGTAAAGGTTAATGGAGGGCCTCTTGCTTTTAAGACAGAATCCAGGGTGGTTGATCCTGTAAGCATCGATAGATGTCCTAAAGAATGA